The Tropicibacter oceani DNA segment GGGAAACCCAGCGCGCCCTGATCCGAGCCAAAGCCAAAGCCCGCGGCCCCCGCGATGATGATCGCGGGCGTCACGTTGGACACGAACATCGCCAGAACGTGCTGGATGCCCAGCGGCACCGCCTTGGCCAGTGGGGGTGTATAGTTTGGATCGCGCAGTTGCTCTGCGGTCCCGATCGAAGTGTCAGCCATCATGTCCCTCCGTGTTGACTGGTGTCGGGCCCGCCTCTTGATCGGGCTGGGTCCCTTTGTGGGGTGGCGCAGCGATGAGGACATCGCCAGGCCGGGGGTGGTGCAGAGCGGCGCACAGGCCGATCCGACGCATGGTGTTGAATGTCCGCTGCGCTGCAGCGACGGCAAGGGGCGCGCGCCGGGATGGGGCGTGCGGTTTGTCGCAGGCTGGCCCAGGGGCGCGAGGTTGCCGTTGTTTCAAGCGGTTTGCACGATTTTCGGTCGCCGCTGGCAAGTGTCGGTATCAGGCTGCCAACAGGGGGATGACCCATCCGGCCCGGCGCGCTTTGGAAAGGCGCAGCAGCAGGGCGATCGGACGGGGCGCAGGTCATGCCGACGTGTCCATGCGGAACAGCGGGCAAGGCCGGGCCGCCGTACCGCCCGCCGGCGCAGCAGCGCCCCGCCCATGCATGTCCCTTGGATACCGGTTCACCGCGGCCCTCCATTCCCCGCTTTCTTATAGGGCATGGAAATCATCAGGACTTTATAGATATTTTTGAAACAGCTTTGCGCAGTTGCCGACAAATGTGGCAGATGGCGCCTGTCTGCCGAAAGAAAGGGCAGGCGGCGCGGGGGCCAGGGCCGCCCGCGCCGGTTCCGTGTCAGACCCGCAGGCCGTCGCCGTCAAAGAACGACAGGCGGTCAGGATCGAATTTCAACCCGACGGTGTCGCCTTCGCGGTGGGTCACATCGCCAAAGCTGCGCTGGGTGATCTTGCCCAGCGGCCCGCAATCGATCACCAGAAAGCTGTCGGCGCCAAGGTATTCGATCACGTCAATCACCCCGTCGCACTGGCCTTGGCCCTGGGCGACGACCTCGATGTGTTCGGGCCGGATGCCGATGTGCTGCGCCGCGCGATCACCCGCAAAGGCGCCGCCACGCCCGCCTTGCAGGGCATAGCTGCCTTGCCCGGTCTCACAGGGCAGGATGTTCATCTTGGGGCTGCCGATGAACTGCGCCACGAACAGGTTGGCGGGGCGTTCATACAATTCGCGCGGTGTGCCGACCTGCGCGATCTTGCCGAACTCCAGCACCACGATGCGGTCCGCCAGGGTCATCGCCTCGACCTGGTCATGGGTGACGTAGATCATCGTCGATTTCAGCGACTGGTGCAGCTTGGCGATTTCATAGCGCATTTCCACCCGCAGGGCGGCGTCCAGGTTCGACAGCGGTTCGTCAAACAGGAACGCCGTGGGGTCGCGCACGATGCAGCGCCCGATGGCCACGCGCTGGCGCTGCCCGCCCGACAGGTCCTTTGGGCGGCGGTCCAGATAGGGGCCCAGCTTCAGAACTTCGGCGGCGTGATCGACCTTGCGGGCGATTTCATCCTTGGGCGCGCCCGAGGTTTTCAGGCTGAAGCCGACGTTCTCGCGCACCGTCATGTGCGGGTACAGCGCATAGCTCTGGAACACCATGGCCAGCCCGCGCTTGCTGGGCGGCTCGGCGGTGACATCGCGCCCGTCGATGTCCAGCGACCCGCGGCTGATATCCTCAAGCCCCCCGATCATCCGCAACAGCGTGCTTTTCCCACAGCCCGAAGGCCCGACGAAAACCACGAATTCCCCGTCGTTGATCTGCAGGTCGACACCCTTGATCACCTGCACATTGCCGTACCACTTTTCGACGGCCTTCAGCGTGATTGCCCCCATCAGCTTGCCTCCGCACTGGGCGACGCCCAGGCCAGCCAGACCGCCGCCGTCCAGGTGAATGTGCCACCCCCGGCCGGATCGCCGTTCAGCGGGTTGAAATATTCGGCAAAGCCATGCCGCGCGATCAGTTCGCGGGTCAGCAGGCGCAGCTTTTCGGCCTCGGGCTTGTGTCCCATTTCGGCCAGGCCGCGCCCGATCAGCGCGTTGATGATCGCCCAGGTCGGCCCGCGCCAATAACGTTTCGGGTTGAAGATTTCGGTGCCGACCTTGTGGCTCGGGATGGGGTAGGGGCTGGCGTCAAAGGCCTGGCGCAGCTCGTCCAGCATCACATCGCTTTCAAGCCCGGCGTACCAGCACAGGAAAGACGCGCAGGACACGTTGCCGGTATGGTGCCCGGTGGTCAGGTTGATCGCGTCGAAAACGCCGTCCTCCCCCTTCAGGCGCGCGGCGCCGGCCTCCAGCCGTGCGGTCCAGCTGTCGATTTCGCCGCGGTCCTCGCCCAGCAGATCGGCCAGGGCGGCCAGGTCGCGGTTGGCGCGCAGCAGGATAAAGGTCATCGTCGGGTCGGCCACCATGAAGGGGCGGTCCTTGGCCAGGGCCGCATCGTCCCAGTCCAGCCTGCGCCCGCGCTGCACCAACCAGATGTAGCGGTCATAGTCTTCCTTGGTCGGGCGCATGGCGGGATCGACATGGCTGGTGTCTCGGCGGGTGTATTCGCCGACGCCGACAGGGTCGATCGCGGCCATGGCCTCGTCCCAGTCGGGGGCATTGTCGCGGCCCGCCTCCCAGGGGTGGGTGATGAAGATCGCGCCGCCATCGCTGCGCCAGTCCATGAACCAGCGGTGCCAGTCGACCATCCTGGTGAACAGCGCGCGCAGGCGGGGCTCGCCGGCGGCGGGGTCCTTTTCGTAAACCGCACGGGCAAAGCTGGCCGCCACGGGCGGCTGGCTGATGCCTGAACTGGGCGTCGTGCCCTTGTCCTGCGCGCCCCAGACGTCGGGGCCCGGGAAATACCCCGGATCAGGCTTGTGAAAAAGGATATGCGGCACCATCCCGCTGGGCCACTGCCCGGCGAACAGCGTCTCAAGCTCGGCCCAGGCCCGGTCGATGTCGAATTGCGCAAACCCCCAGGCGGCAAAGGCGCTGTCCCAGTTCCACTGGTAGGGATACAGGCCGGCGGTCGGCACGGTATAGCCGCCCCGGTCGTTGCCCCGCAGGATCGCGCGGGCCTGTTCGTCGATGCTGATGTGATCTTGGCTCATGTGGGTCATCCTTTAACCGATCCGGCCGTCAGGCCCTTGGTCATGAAACGTTCCAATCCCAGGAACAGCACCATGATCGGCACGGTCGCCACGACCGAGCCCGCCATCAGGTGCTGCCTGGGAATTTCCGAGGAATTGAGGCTGGCAATTCCGCGCGTGAGGGTGAATTTGCTGGGATCGTCCAGCAGCATGAAGGCCAGCAGGAATTCGTTCCAGGCAATCATGAAGACATAAAGCGACACCGAGGCCATGGCCGGCAGCGACAGCGGCAGGGTGATCTTCCAGATCACCTGCAACCGGCTCAGCCCGTCCATCAACCCCGCTTCCTCGATCTCGGCGGGCAGGCCGCGGAAATACCCCTGCAGCATGTACAGCGCCACCGGGATCGTCGTCACCGGATAGATCATCAGGATGCCGACAACCGTGTTGCGCAGCCCGGTCATGGAAAAGGCGATGTAGATCGGCAGCGCCAGAACGATGATCGGCACCATGTAGATCAACAGGATCGAGCGCGAGAAAACCGCCTGTCCCTTGAACCGCAACCGCGCCACCGCATAGGCGCCGGGAATGCTGAACAGCAGGGTGATAAAGACGGTCAGCACCGAAATGACCAGCGAATTCAGCATGTAGGTGCCAAAGTTGAAATCGCGGAACAATTCGGTATAGCTGCGCAGCACCCCCCAGCCCAGCGACCAGTCCAACGAGAAATCCAACGGGTTCTGGATCAGCTGCGACTGGTTCTTCAGGCTGGTCATCACCATCACGTAAAACGGGATGGCGACGATGGCCGTGAAAAACACATAGCCAAAGCCGGTCAGGAACCGGATCACCGCCTCTTCGAACACATGCCGGGTCACGGCAGAGCGGCTCAGGTTCTCAAGGAAATGCAGCAGCGGCCAGCACACCGCCAGCCCCAGCGCCACCCCGGTCACCAGCCGCAGCCCGATCCCGGTGTCCGTGCTCAGCACCGGCCCGATGCCCATCACCATGCCCAGGGCAAAGCCGATGCAACCGGCGGCGACGACAATCCGCTTGCGCCGCACCCCAAGACAGGCCACCCCCAGCGGGGCCCCCACGATCAGCGCATAGAACGCCGACGGCCGAAAGGCCGCCCCGGTGGCAAAACTCATCGCCACCGAAACCGTCACCGCCGCCACAAAGACCCAAAGCACCCCAATCACCGGCCCGGTCACATAGCCATGCCTGAACAAAGTCATGCGCCCCACTCCTTGTTTCTTTGTGCATCAAATATCCCGGGTGGTCCGGGGGGCAGCGCCCCCCGGCCGGTCGGCTGCCGCAGGCAGGCGAAAGTCCTCATAGCCCTTCCTCCCGGCTGACGTATTTGAAGAAGACGACGGAAAAACTCAGAAGGCACAGAAAGATCACCACGGCCACCGCCGCGCCGGCGCCGATGTTCGACACCGCAAAGGCCTGCTCATAGACATTCACCGTCAAGGTGCGCGTCCCGGCATTGCCGCCCGTCAAAAGGAAAATGTCGTCGAACTTGTTGAAGGTCCAGATGAAGCGCAGCAGGAACAGCACGCTCAGAATACCCAGAAGCTGAGGCAGGCTCAGATACCAGAACTGCTGGAACGGGCTGGCGCCGTCCATGTCCGCCGCCTCGTACATGTCGCTGTCGATGCTTTGCATCCGGGCAAGGATGAACAGGAAGGACAGCGGGAAATAGCGCCAGATCTCGAACACCGTGACCATGATCAGCGCCAGTGGCTTCTGCCCGAAAAAGTTGATGGCCTCTTCGGTCACACCCATCTGGATCAGCAGGGCATTGGCGCTGCCGGAAAAGGGATCGAACAGGATCAGCCAGGAAAAGGCCACCGCGATCACCGGCGCGACATAGGGAAACAGGTACAGCCCCCGCAGGATGCCCTGCCCGCGAAAGCTCTTGTCCAGCAGCAGCGCCGCGAACAGCCCGACCAGCAGCGCGCCGATGGTGCCAAAGACGGTATAGAACAACGTCACCCACAGCACCGACCAGAACTCGGCTCCGTCAAAGACCCGGGCGAAATTCTCCAGCGTAAAGGTGCCATTGGTCAGGATGCTGTCGGACCGGCCGCTGATCTCTGGGGCGCTGTCCTCGGCGCTGCGTTCGGCCGCGTCCTCATCGGCGGTCGACGCGGGCAGCAGCAGCCGTTCGTTGTACCCCGGCTCAAGGGTGCCGATGTCGCAGGCCAGCGCGCGCCCGGTCAGGGTGCACTGCGGCGGCAGTTCGCCCAGCACCAGGCCGTCGGGTATCGTGTCGCGCAGGGACACATCCGTCACCTCGGTGTCCTGGCTTGAATTGCGGATGCGGTACTCGATGCGCAGATCGTCGCCCGATCCGCGCAGGTTTTCGCGCACCACCGCGGCGGCGGGGCGCAGGTCGGACAGGCCGATCGGTTTGAAGGAAATCCAGAAGATCGCCAGCAGGGGCAGAACCACGACCAGCGCGACGCTGATCAACGTGGGGGCCAACAGGCCCCAGGCAAGGCGCGCCTCGCGCCGGGCCAGGGGCGTCGTGCCTGTCGGAGGTGTCATGTCGGTCATGGCAGGTGCCTTTGATGAAACGGGCCCTCCGCGCCCCGGGCTTGACCCGGGGCCTCATGGCCAACAGCGCGAAGGGAAAGGCCCCGGGACAAGCCCGGGGCAGGCAGGGCAGGCAGTTACTCGATGGCGCCCAGTTCGGCGTTCATCGCCGCCACGGCGGCCGCGGCATCGACTTCACCGTCGATGTACTGGCGCACGATGCGGTTGATCGCCTGGCTGTTGATCATCTTCGAAGCCAGCGACAGCTGACCATCGGCGACACCCCAGCGCTGGGCCACGTCCAGACCGCCGACGATCTCGTCGATCATCGCCTTGTCATACAGATCGCCCAGCGGCGCCTTGCGGTCCACGCCCACGGGCAGGGTCGCCCAGAGGTCCTTGAACTTGTTGGGCTCGTCCATGGTGCCAGCACGCACCGGGAACTTGCCCTCGGGCGCGATCGACAGCGTCTGGCCATAGCCTTCGTCCATCGAGAACTTGACGAAATCCATCGCCGCGTCGGTGTCCGCATCGGTGGTGATGCCGAAATAGCGGATGTCGCCCCAGGCCGCGCCATCGGGGTTGGACGGTCCGGCAAAGGTCGTCACGATCCCGGTTTTCGACGCCAGCTCCGGGCTGGTCGGATCGTCGTTGATCGTCGGCGGAGCGCTGTCACGCAGGCCGGCTAGTTCGTCCAGGATGAAGGGCGACCAGATGATCATCGCCGCGTTGCCGCTGAAATACAGGCTGCGCGACTGGTCCCAGTACAGATCCCCCGGAGGCGAGGATTCGGCCAGCTTCTTGTAGAAGTCCAGGACCTCGATGGTCTTGGCCTCGTCCAGCGGTGCAAAGCCATCCGGCCCGACCGGCGACACGCCGTTGGCAAGGAAGACATGCTCCAGCACCTGGCTCATGAAGTTTTCGTCGACCTTGGTCGCGGCGACGAAACCGTACATTTCCGGCGGGTTGTGCAGCGCTTCCAGCGCGGCCTCGACCGCGGCAAAGCTGGTCGGCGCGGCAAGCCCTGCGGCATCGAACAGATCCTTGCGATAGACGATCATCTGCGTCCAGCCATCCACGGGCACCGAGGCGGTTTCGCCCTCGTAGGCCGCCATCGCCAGCGCGCCGGGGGCAAAGCTGTCGGCGCCAAGCGCCTCGATCACCTCGGACGCGGCCTCGGTGTCCAGGATGCCGGCTTCGGCCCAGGGCAGGGCGTATTGCAGCGTGTGATAGATCACGTCCGGCAGATCGCCGGCGGCAAAGGCGGCGGTGGCGCGGGTGCCCAGATCGCTTTCCGAAACCGGGATCACCTCGACCTCGGTGCCGGTCATCTCCTTGAAGGCGGCAGCCATTTCTTCCTGTTTGGCCAGGCGCTCGGGCTGTTCCTCGGTGGTCCAGAAACGAATGGTGTCGGCAGACACGGCGCCGGCCATGAAGGCCAGTACCATCGCGCTGCTGGTCAAAAGTTTCATCTGTCTGGTCATTGTCTTCTCTCCCTTTTTGGTTCTGTTCTGGGTCATTCCGGCAGCGCCCCGTGCGAGCCCCGCTCCTGGAAACTGGCCGGGACCAATTCGCGGCAGTCCTCGACTGCGGCGCCCCGGATAAGATGGATCAGCATTTCGGCCAGACGCGCGCCCGCCTTGCGGGTGTCGACGGCCCATGTGGTCAATTTCGGTTCGATCAGATCGCCCTCGGGGATGCCGTCATAGGACATGATCGACAGGTCGCGCCCGATGTGCAGGCCGCGCTGGCGCGCCGCCTCGTAGGCGCCAAGCGCCGCGCGGTCGACGGAATACAAGATCGCCGTGGCCGGGCGGTCAAGCGACACCAGCCCATGCGCCGCCGCTTCGCCCGCTGCGGCGCCGACCGCCGGGTCGGCGACCAGGCCCGGGTCGAAATCCAGCCCCGCCGCGGCCAGCCCCGCGCGATAACCTTCAAGCCGCAGCTTGGAATAGGTATAGCCGGTGGCCCCGGGCACAAAGCCGATGCGCCGATGCCCCAGTGCCGCCAGCCGCTGGACCGCCTCGGCCATGGCGTCTTCGCTGGCGATGTCGAACCAGGCGCAGCCGGTCGGGTCCTCGGTGCGGCCGTACAGGATGAAGGGGATGCCATGGCTGCGCAGATAGGCGACACGCGGATCGCGCAGTTTCGTGCGCGGCAGGATGAACCCGTCGGCCTTGCGTTCATCGGCCAGCTTTTGCATCAGGCGCAGCGTGTCGTCGTCGCTGGCGGCGGTGGCCACGGTCATGGTCCAGTCCTCGCGCGATGCGGCCTCGGACAGGCCGGCCAGGAATTCGGCCACAAAGGGGCGGTGGGCGTCGTGCTCGGTGACTTCCAGCACCAGCCCGATCGAGCGTGACCGCCCGGTGCGGATCGCCTGGGCCTGGGACAGCGGGCGATACCCCAGCTTGTCCGCTGCCTTGCGCACCCGCAGGCAGGTGGCCTCGGAAATGTCGGAATAGCCGTTCAGCGCCCGGCTGACCGTGCCCTTGGTCAGGTCAAGATGCCGTGCCAGATCCGAGATGGTGACCCGTTTCCCGGACGTTGGTCGTGGCTGTGCAATGGCGCTGTCTTGCATCTGTCGATTCGTCCTCCCGCCCTTAGGGGAACGTCCGAAACCGGTTTCGGCAAGAAATAAGCGCATGTTGCGGCGCAAAATCGTTGCTGCAACTGCAAAGGGATCAGCGCGCGGCGAGGGCCCGCGCGGTGTCGGCGTCGGTCACCAGCCCGTTCAGCAGATCGCCCGCAAGGGCGGCGCGGATGGCGGCCAGTTTGTCCGGCCCGTGGGCGGCGGCAATGGTCGGGCCGTCCGGGGCAGGGCGCAGCGCGGCGCTGCTGACGCGGTCGTTGATCTCGTCGGAAATCAGCTGGCCATCGCGGTCAAAGACAAAGCCGACGATTTCGCCCACCGCGCCCTTGTCGACCAGCCGTTTCTGGTCTTCGGCGGTGATGAAGCCATCGACCACCAGCGGCGGGGTTTCCAGCATCGGCCCGACCCCGACAAAGCGCACGTCGGTGCGTTCGGCCAGGGCGCGGGTATTGGCCAGCGTCGCCTGCCCCAGCAGGGCCAACCGTTCCTCGGCCGAGGCGGCGATGACGGGCAGCGGCATGGGATAGGTCTGGGCCGACACCTTTTCGGTGATGGTGAACAGAACGTTGTAATAGGCGGTGGACCCGTCGGGCGCGATATTGCCGGTCAGCGACACGATCTTGTGTTGCGCGCAGCTGAGATGCGGCATGTGTTCGATCGCCGAGCGCAGCGTGCGCCCAGTCCCCAGCCCGATCACCTGCGGCGCTTCGAGGCCCAGCCAGTTTTCGATCATCACGCCGGTGGCCAGCGCCACGGCCTGCCCCGAGGCCTGCACCGATCCCAGCGAGGGGACGACTTCACAATGGCTCAGCCCATAGCGGTCCTTCAGGGCATGGGTCAGTTCCATGCATTCGGCGATGGGGTGGTCGATCCGGGTCTTGACCAATCCGGCGCTCATTGCCTGGGCGACAAGACGTTGGGCAGACTGGCGCGAAATCCCCATCAGAATGGCGATTTCGTCCTGCTTCATGCCCGCGACATAGGCCAGCCAGGCCGCGCGTGCCGCGTCATCCAGTTTTCTGTCCGCAGATTTCATGGGTCTTTTCCGGTTCGAGCTGGCCGCATCGTGTTGCCTTGTGACCGGAATGGCAAGGGGGCGCGTGACAGTCGGATCATCGTCGCAACGACCTGATCCGGGACAAATGCACCAGGCGGGCTAGTTGTTAACCAATATTCGCTAAGCTCGTCGCATGTACGAAAGCGAGGGGGCGCACCGCAGCCAGGGATCTGGCCCATCGAAAGGATGAACGTCACATGTGTATTTCAGCCGAGGCACTGGCCGTCTTTCTGAACCTTCTGGCCGCCTCTTTGGTCACCACCGAACCGGGGCGTATCGTCATCGCCGCCACATCGGGGGATGTCCATTGGGTCGCGGTCGAGGAAAAGTGGTGCACCATGGCGCCGCAGTTCGACCAGCAAAGACGCCGCGATCTGTAACGCGGCGGGTCGGGCAGGGGCCTTGGCCCCCGCCCGGGATCGTCAGGCCGCTTTCGTGGCCGTGCCGCCGAAGCGGCCGTAAAAGCTTTGGTCCTTGTTGGCCATCTCGCGCAGCAACTCGGGGCAGTGGAAACGCGGCCCATGCGCGGCCTCCAGCTGGTCACAGCGTTCGGCGGCATAGGGGCTGCCGATCATGTCCAGCCAGGACAGCGGACCGCCCGACCAGGGCGCAAAGCCCCAACCCAGGATCGCGCCGACGTCGCCCTCGCGGATATCCTCAAGCACACCTTCCTCCAATGCGCGCACGGCTTCGAGCGATTGCACGAACAGCAGGCGGTGCTGCACTTCGATCAGGTCGGGCTGGTCTTCGGCCTGCGGGTACTGCGCCTTGACGACCTCGGACAGGCCGGTGCGCTTGCCCGCGTCGTCATAGTCGTAGAACCCGGCCTTGGCCTTGCGGCCCAGACGCCCCTGTTCCTCCATCCAGAAGATCACTTCGTCGACCTCGCCGTCGGGATAGGCATCGCCCATGCCGGCGCGGGTGGCGCGGGCAATCTTGGCCCCCAGATCAATCGAGGTTTCATCGACCAGTTGCAGCGGCCCCAGCGGCATGCCCACCATCTTGGCGGCGTTCTCGATCAGCGCGGGCGCAATGCCCTCTTTGACCATGCGAATGCCTTCGTTGATGTAGGGGATGATGCAGCGGTTGGCATAGAAGAACCGCGCGTCGTTGACCACGATGGGCGTCTTGCGGATCTGGCGCACGAAATCCAGCGCCTTGGCCACGGCGCGGGCGCCGGTCTGCTTGCCCTTGATGATCTCGACCAGCAGCATCTTTTCGACCGGCGAAAAGAAGTGGATGCCGATGAAGTTCTCGGCGTTCTTGGACGCCTTCGCCAGATCCGAGATCGGCAGGGTGCTGGTGTTGGTGGCAAAGATGCAATCATCGCCGGTCACCGCATCGACGGCCTTTGTCACCTCGGCCTTGATCCTGGGGTCTTCGAACACCGCTTCGATGATCAGGTCGCAATCGGCCAGCGCATTGTAATCGGTGGTTGCGGTGATGCGGTCGACCATGGCCTTGGCCTTGTCCTCGGTGACCTTCTTGCGCTGCACGCCCTTGGCGGCATAGCTTTCGGTATAGGCCTTGCCCTTGTCGGCGGCGGCCTGTTCGCGGTCCAGCAGGACCACTTCGATCCCGGCCTGGGCGCTGACCAGCGCGATGCCCGCGCCCATCATGCCCGCCCCCAGGATGCCAACCTTGGACACCTTTTGATCGGGCACGTCCTTGGGACGCACCGCGCCTTTTTCCAGCGCTTCCTTGTTGATGAACAGCGACCGGATCATCGCGCCGCTGCTGGGGTTCATCAGCACGTTGACGAACCAGCGCGCCTCGATCTTCAGGGCGGTGTCAAAGGGCACCATCGCGCCTTCGTAGACGGCGCTCAGCAGAGCCTTGGCGGCGGGGTAGACGCCCTTGGTCTTGCCGTTGACCATGGCGCTGGCGCCGACAAAAGTCATGAAGCCCGCCGGGTGATAGGGCGCGCCGCCGGGCATCTTGTAGCCCTTTTGATCCCAGGGCTTGACG contains these protein-coding regions:
- a CDS encoding ABC transporter ATP-binding protein; the encoded protein is MGAITLKAVEKWYGNVQVIKGVDLQINDGEFVVFVGPSGCGKSTLLRMIGGLEDISRGSLDIDGRDVTAEPPSKRGLAMVFQSYALYPHMTVRENVGFSLKTSGAPKDEIARKVDHAAEVLKLGPYLDRRPKDLSGGQRQRVAIGRCIVRDPTAFLFDEPLSNLDAALRVEMRYEIAKLHQSLKSTMIYVTHDQVEAMTLADRIVVLEFGKIAQVGTPRELYERPANLFVAQFIGSPKMNILPCETGQGSYALQGGRGGAFAGDRAAQHIGIRPEHIEVVAQGQGQCDGVIDVIEYLGADSFLVIDCGPLGKITQRSFGDVTHREGDTVGLKFDPDRLSFFDGDGLRV
- a CDS encoding MGH1-like glycoside hydrolase domain-containing protein; translation: MSQDHISIDEQARAILRGNDRGGYTVPTAGLYPYQWNWDSAFAAWGFAQFDIDRAWAELETLFAGQWPSGMVPHILFHKPDPGYFPGPDVWGAQDKGTTPSSGISQPPVAASFARAVYEKDPAAGEPRLRALFTRMVDWHRWFMDWRSDGGAIFITHPWEAGRDNAPDWDEAMAAIDPVGVGEYTRRDTSHVDPAMRPTKEDYDRYIWLVQRGRRLDWDDAALAKDRPFMVADPTMTFILLRANRDLAALADLLGEDRGEIDSWTARLEAGAARLKGEDGVFDAINLTTGHHTGNVSCASFLCWYAGLESDVMLDELRQAFDASPYPIPSHKVGTEIFNPKRYWRGPTWAIINALIGRGLAEMGHKPEAEKLRLLTRELIARHGFAEYFNPLNGDPAGGGTFTWTAAVWLAWASPSAEAS
- a CDS encoding carbohydrate ABC transporter permease codes for the protein MTLFRHGYVTGPVIGVLWVFVAAVTVSVAMSFATGAAFRPSAFYALIVGAPLGVACLGVRRKRIVVAAGCIGFALGMVMGIGPVLSTDTGIGLRLVTGVALGLAVCWPLLHFLENLSRSAVTRHVFEEAVIRFLTGFGYVFFTAIVAIPFYVMVMTSLKNQSQLIQNPLDFSLDWSLGWGVLRSYTELFRDFNFGTYMLNSLVISVLTVFITLLFSIPGAYAVARLRFKGQAVFSRSILLIYMVPIIVLALPIYIAFSMTGLRNTVVGILMIYPVTTIPVALYMLQGYFRGLPAEIEEAGLMDGLSRLQVIWKITLPLSLPAMASVSLYVFMIAWNEFLLAFMLLDDPSKFTLTRGIASLNSSEIPRQHLMAGSVVATVPIMVLFLGLERFMTKGLTAGSVKG
- a CDS encoding carbohydrate ABC transporter permease; this encodes MTDMTPPTGTTPLARREARLAWGLLAPTLISVALVVVLPLLAIFWISFKPIGLSDLRPAAAVVRENLRGSGDDLRIEYRIRNSSQDTEVTDVSLRDTIPDGLVLGELPPQCTLTGRALACDIGTLEPGYNERLLLPASTADEDAAERSAEDSAPEISGRSDSILTNGTFTLENFARVFDGAEFWSVLWVTLFYTVFGTIGALLVGLFAALLLDKSFRGQGILRGLYLFPYVAPVIAVAFSWLILFDPFSGSANALLIQMGVTEEAINFFGQKPLALIMVTVFEIWRYFPLSFLFILARMQSIDSDMYEAADMDGASPFQQFWYLSLPQLLGILSVLFLLRFIWTFNKFDDIFLLTGGNAGTRTLTVNVYEQAFAVSNIGAGAAVAVVIFLCLLSFSVVFFKYVSREEGL
- a CDS encoding ABC transporter substrate-binding protein, with protein sequence MTRQMKLLTSSAMVLAFMAGAVSADTIRFWTTEEQPERLAKQEEMAAAFKEMTGTEVEVIPVSESDLGTRATAAFAAGDLPDVIYHTLQYALPWAEAGILDTEAASEVIEALGADSFAPGALAMAAYEGETASVPVDGWTQMIVYRKDLFDAAGLAAPTSFAAVEAALEALHNPPEMYGFVAATKVDENFMSQVLEHVFLANGVSPVGPDGFAPLDEAKTIEVLDFYKKLAESSPPGDLYWDQSRSLYFSGNAAMIIWSPFILDELAGLRDSAPPTINDDPTSPELASKTGIVTTFAGPSNPDGAAWGDIRYFGITTDADTDAAMDFVKFSMDEGYGQTLSIAPEGKFPVRAGTMDEPNKFKDLWATLPVGVDRKAPLGDLYDKAMIDEIVGGLDVAQRWGVADGQLSLASKMINSQAINRIVRQYIDGEVDAAAAVAAMNAELGAIE
- a CDS encoding LacI family DNA-binding transcriptional regulator, whose translation is MQDSAIAQPRPTSGKRVTISDLARHLDLTKGTVSRALNGYSDISEATCLRVRKAADKLGYRPLSQAQAIRTGRSRSIGLVLEVTEHDAHRPFVAEFLAGLSEAASREDWTMTVATAASDDDTLRLMQKLADERKADGFILPRTKLRDPRVAYLRSHGIPFILYGRTEDPTGCAWFDIASEDAMAEAVQRLAALGHRRIGFVPGATGYTYSKLRLEGYRAGLAAAGLDFDPGLVADPAVGAAAGEAAAHGLVSLDRPATAILYSVDRAALGAYEAARQRGLHIGRDLSIMSYDGIPEGDLIEPKLTTWAVDTRKAGARLAEMLIHLIRGAAVEDCRELVPASFQERGSHGALPE
- a CDS encoding sugar-binding transcriptional regulator, giving the protein MKSADRKLDDAARAAWLAYVAGMKQDEIAILMGISRQSAQRLVAQAMSAGLVKTRIDHPIAECMELTHALKDRYGLSHCEVVPSLGSVQASGQAVALATGVMIENWLGLEAPQVIGLGTGRTLRSAIEHMPHLSCAQHKIVSLTGNIAPDGSTAYYNVLFTITEKVSAQTYPMPLPVIAASAEERLALLGQATLANTRALAERTDVRFVGVGPMLETPPLVVDGFITAEDQKRLVDKGAVGEIVGFVFDRDGQLISDEINDRVSSAALRPAPDGPTIAAAHGPDKLAAIRAALAGDLLNGLVTDADTARALAAR
- a CDS encoding 3-hydroxyacyl-CoA dehydrogenase NAD-binding domain-containing protein, with protein sequence MNDFTMVKGDDGVAVITWDVQGKSMNVMSMEAWPLLDALFDDALSDDSVKGIVLTSGKDSFAGGMDLNVIAKMKESAGDDPARGLFDGTMNAHGILRKIERAGMDPKTNKGGKPIAAALPGTALGIGLEIPLACHRIFAADNPKAKIGLPEIMVGIFPGMGGTTRLVRKMGAMAASPLLLEGKLNDPKGAMRAGVVDEVVAPEDLLAKAKEWVLNAKDADIVKPWDQKGYKMPGGAPYHPAGFMTFVGASAMVNGKTKGVYPAAKALLSAVYEGAMVPFDTALKIEARWFVNVLMNPSSGAMIRSLFINKEALEKGAVRPKDVPDQKVSKVGILGAGMMGAGIALVSAQAGIEVVLLDREQAAADKGKAYTESYAAKGVQRKKVTEDKAKAMVDRITATTDYNALADCDLIIEAVFEDPRIKAEVTKAVDAVTGDDCIFATNTSTLPISDLAKASKNAENFIGIHFFSPVEKMLLVEIIKGKQTGARAVAKALDFVRQIRKTPIVVNDARFFYANRCIIPYINEGIRMVKEGIAPALIENAAKMVGMPLGPLQLVDETSIDLGAKIARATRAGMGDAYPDGEVDEVIFWMEEQGRLGRKAKAGFYDYDDAGKRTGLSEVVKAQYPQAEDQPDLIEVQHRLLFVQSLEAVRALEEGVLEDIREGDVGAILGWGFAPWSGGPLSWLDMIGSPYAAERCDQLEAAHGPRFHCPELLREMANKDQSFYGRFGGTATKAA